In Lactobacillus xylocopicola, the genomic stretch TTTAACCACATGTTCATCGCATACGACGACATGATTAATAGCGCATCGGCTCAGAATGCTTATCGCCGCTTTTTTGACACGCTGCTGGCCAACACGGCTGCAGGAGAAAGTGCAATTTTTCATTGCACGGCCGGTAAAGATCGGACTGGCGTTGCCGCCCTCTTAGTCTTAACTGCACTCGGTGTCCCACTTGATACGATCAAGCAGGATTACCTGTTGACTAACGTTGCTACAGCTGACTTTGTGGCTCAGTTTCTGGCCAAGGCAAAGTCCGAAGGCGCAAACGACGTCACCCTAAATATTTTAAAAGACCTGCAGACCGTCCACCCCGAGTACTTTGACCATGTTGTAACCACCATGAATGAAAAATATGGCAGCATTGAAGACTACTTACGTGATATTATGAAATTAACTGATCAAGAAATCAGTGACTTGCGTGAAATTTATCTTAATTAGTAAAGGAGAAAGCAATGAGCAAGACAAAGACAGTATATTTTGGTGCGGGCTGGTTTAATGACAAACAAAATCGGGCTTACAAGGCTGCTATGAAGGCGCTCGAAGAGAATCCGACCATCGACTTGGAAAATAGCTACGTTCCGCTTGATAACCAGTATAAGGACATTAAAGTAGATGAGCATCCAGAATACCTACATGACCGTGAATGGGCAACTGCTACCTACCGCGGCGACCTTACTGGCATCAAGTCCAGTGATATTATGATTGGCGTCTATCTGCCAGAAGAAGAAGATGTCGGCTTAGGTATGGAGCTCGGCTATGCAATGGCTCAAGGCAAGTACATCCTTTTGGTGGTTCCCGATGAAGATTACGGCAAGCCAATCAACTTGATGAGCTGGGGCGTTTGCGACAACGCTATCAAAATCAGTGAACTACAGGGCTTTGACTTCAACAAGCCAAAGTTCAACTTCTACGATGGTGCGGTATATTAAATAACCTAGCTAGCATAAACTTAAAAAGCTTCCAAATGCAAATTGCCTTTGGGAGCTTTTAATATACGCCGCTTTATTTTAGATTGGGTTTACTAATATTTTTAGGCCTGGTAACGCGACTCGCCGTTCAAGTACGTTTCTGCCAGCGTCATATCTGGATTCAGCACCAGGAAGTCAGCATCCTTATCGGGAGCAATCGACCCGCACTTATCCAAAACCGCAGCGCTCTTAGCTGGTACATAGGAAGCCATCATCAGCGCTTCTTCGGGAGTTGCAATGTTCCAGTCGACCAGATTCTTCACGGCCGTTTTCAGCTGCAAGATGCTGCCTGCCAGGTTGTTCCCATCCTTGAGGCGGGCCATGCCGTCCTTAACATATACCGGCAATTCACCTAACATGTAGTCACCATCCGGCATCATTCCGGCCTCCATACAGTCAGTAATCAAGCAAATATGCTCTGGACCCTTGACTTTGACTAGCGTACGGATCATTTCCGGCTTAACGTGGTGGCCATCACAAATTAATTCGTCGGTCACATTATTCAAAGCCATCGCCGCATTAGAAATTGAAGAGTCATGGTGCCCTGGATCAGGCATCCCGTTAAAGGTATGGTTGAACATCGTGGCACCAGCCTCAACACCAGCCTTAGCTTCAGCAAAAGTGGCACTTGAGTGACCAAGTGAAACGACCACCCCTTCCTTGACCGCTGCCCGAATAAATTCCTTGGT encodes the following:
- a CDS encoding nucleoside 2-deoxyribosyltransferase encodes the protein MSKTKTVYFGAGWFNDKQNRAYKAAMKALEENPTIDLENSYVPLDNQYKDIKVDEHPEYLHDREWATATYRGDLTGIKSSDIMIGVYLPEEEDVGLGMELGYAMAQGKYILLVVPDEDYGKPINLMSWGVCDNAIKISELQGFDFNKPKFNFYDGAVY
- the nagA gene encoding N-acetylglucosamine-6-phosphate deacetylase — protein: MTYYIHAAKFFLENVTEEGGYLEVQDDGKFGFYYPEDEKPAGKIVDYAGKWIAPGLVDTHVHGSLKEDVTKSDWAGINRLTEGFLRSGVTSWLPTTYTTSVDELTRICQMFGDHKGEETGAKIQGMHFEGPYFTAEHAGAENPKYLLDPDIDQFNAWRAASQGLLNKISLAPERRGTKEFIRAAVKEGVVVSLGHSSATFAEAKAGVEAGATMFNHTFNGMPDPGHHDSSISNAAMALNNVTDELICDGHHVKPEMIRTLVKVKGPEHICLITDCMEAGMMPDGDYMLGELPVYVKDGMARLKDGNNLAGSILQLKTAVKNLVDWNIATPEEALMMASYVPAKSAAVLDKCGSIAPDKDADFLVLNPDMTLAETYLNGESRYQA
- a CDS encoding tyrosine-protein phosphatase, which gives rise to MTKKLTNQLIGVKSGRNFRELGGYQTKDGKTIKMHKLLRTANLATLDQADLKFLHDYGVKYIVDFRSTAEVEHEPDLVPAGAFYNFDPVFSEDLTDASKGIDEIINQEEKDPKAGFNHMFIAYDDMINSASAQNAYRRFFDTLLANTAAGESAIFHCTAGKDRTGVAALLVLTALGVPLDTIKQDYLLTNVATADFVAQFLAKAKSEGANDVTLNILKDLQTVHPEYFDHVVTTMNEKYGSIEDYLRDIMKLTDQEISDLREIYLN